The Rhododendron vialii isolate Sample 1 chromosome 3a, ASM3025357v1 nucleotide sequence TCGTCCCATACGTATGCAAAACCGTATGCAATGACCCTGGTTTCTGTGTTTGCGTGAAGCCAATCTctactcactctctctcctcgacATCGAGATTCCTGCTCGTGCTCccaaacacacacacgcacTCTCTGTGAAATTCATCTTTCTCGACCTCGGATTTTTACCCATGAGATCTGCTCCTCTCTCTTCGGTTGATTTCAACCTTTTCTGATCTGGAAAAATGGTAACTTTCTCTTATCTCATCCTCCTCCAGTTGTAACTCTTAACTCACTCTTTCCTGTTTGTCTGTACTTTCATTTCGTAAAAGccatattgaaaaagaaaaaaaaaaaaaaacctctattATCTCATTTCTGTACTTTTTCTTGCTTCCCTGTCTATTTTCTCATCTGtgaactttccatttttcaatcTTTGCAAGATggggtttctagggttttagctaattttttaaatttaggtTTTCAAaggttgattttttaatttaggGTTTTAGTAGTAGTTATTTATCTTGTATTTGAAGTGTTAATCTCTACTTGTCCCAGGAAGCAGTTTCCTTGTATTTAACTTAATTTGTTGCTAGATATAGTAATCCGTACTGTTGCAGGCAATTTTTCTGTTGTTaggtttgttttgttgttttttgaattgggtcttgtgtttttgtgtgtggagTTTTTATATttgaaagtgtgtgtgtgtgaactATAGAATGGAACAACAGGGTGGTTTGGGTTCAGAGTCTGTTGACAAGTCTAGGGTTTTGAACATAAGGCCCTTGCGATGTCTCGTTCCGATATTCCCATCGCCACCTGGCATGTCCTCGATTTCGTCACCCCAAGCTTCCCCCTTTGTGTGTGTCCCTCCAACCGGTCCTTTCCCACCCGGTGTTTCTCCATTCTTTCCTTTTCTCATTCCGAATGAATCTCAACAGAACCCTCAAGCAGGAGGGTTTAACAGCACGATTCAATCACCCGTGCCCATAACTTCATATAGAACACCAACTTCAAATGGAAATGCAGGTTCGTCTAGAAGGGGTTCGAAAAACCGTAAAGCTGGTATTCATTCGCAACCTAATGATGATGGTTATGGTGACTCCCAGAATCAGGGTGACCAATATCTGAGCGGATTCAGTATGCATGTTGCTTCTGCAGAAGATACCGGTAAAGGGGGCAGGAAAAGGGGGAATTCACAGAGAAAGACAAGGAGTGGCCGAGAGATCAACGCGACCACTTCTGATATTGACCTCGATGCATTAGCCAATGATTTCCTACAGTCGTTTGATCTTACGGGGTTCGATACAATTAGGCGATCTGATGGCGATAGGGAGTTAGTAAGATATGTACTCATGATGTATACTTTGCTCCGGAGAAGGTTTACTCAAGCTGAAGACTCCAAGGAATCTACTCCTGGGGTTACAAGACGCCCAGACTTAAGGGCGGGTGCACTTTTGATGAGTAAAGGGATTCGAACGAACATGACAAAGAGGGTTGGAGCAGTCCCAGGGATAGAAGTTGgagatattttctttttcaggaTGGAAATTTGTCTGGTGGGTTTGCATGCACAGTCCATGGCCGGGATTGATTACATGAGTCTCAAAATTGGTCTAGATGAGGAGCCTGTCGCTGTTAGCATAGTTTCATCTGGGTCATATGAGGATAACGATGAGGATGGGGATGTCTTAGTTTATAGTGGCCAAGGTGGGGTTCTCAGGAAAGATAATGTCATGATGGATCAGAAACTCGAAAGAGGTAATCTTGCTTTGGAGAAGAGTTTGCATCGGGGTAACGATGTTAGAGTTATTCGGGGTGTGAGGGATGAATCAAATGCAACTGGGAAGATATATGTGTATGATGGACTTTATAATATCCAGGAGTCATGGGTGGAGAAAGGGAAGTCAGGTTGCAATGTTTTTAAGTATAAATTGGTTAGAGCTGCCGGACAGCCAGAAGCTTTTACCTTATGGAAATCAGTTCGTAATTGGAAGGAAGGTATTTCTTCGAGGGTGGGGGTTATCCTACCTGATCTTACTTCAGGGGCTGAGAGTTTACCAGTTTCTCTTGTAAACGATGTAGATCATGAAAAGGGCCCTGCTTATTTCACATATTTTCCCACTCTCAAGTACCCTAAACCGGTCAGTTCACAGCAACCTTCTCTTAGCTGCCTTTGCCGTGGTGGATGTCAACCTGGTGACCTCAACTGTTCTTGCATTCAGAAAAATGGAGGGGCTCTCGCATATACTTCACTGGGGGTTCTTCTGTGTTTTAAATCCTTAGTACATGAGTGTGGTCCTTCCTGCTTATGCCCTCCCAACTGCAGGAACCGTATATCGCAGGCAGGTTTGAAAATCCGCCTTGAGGTGTTTAGGACAAAGGATAGAGGTTGGGGATTAAGGTCTTGGGATCCTATCCGTGCTGGTTGTTTTATCTGTGAGTATGCAGGAGAAGTCATCGCCAAATCCATGGAAGGGGAAATTGGGATCGACAATGACGATAGCTATATCTTTGATTCAACTCGCATTTGTGAACCGCGAGAGGTTATGCCTGGAAATTCTGCCGGCTCTCCTAAACTCCCGTTTCCCCTTGTTATTagtgcaaaaaatggtggcaaTGTAGCTCGATTTATGAACCATAGTTGTACTCCAAATGTCTATTGGCAGCCTGTTGTGCGAGAGGGATCTTATCTACATATTGCATTTTTCGCAATCAACCATATTCCTCCTATGAAAGAGCTGACGTATGACTATGGGACAATTCAGCCTGGAAAAGCAGAGCTGAGGAGGAAGAAATGCCTGTGTGGATCGTTGAGGTGCAGAGGTCACTTTTATTAACAGGTCGTCATACTGAAGGTTAGACATCATCTTGTATATCTTGAGATTTCTTTATTTATCGTGTGTTTCTTTGGTGAAGGATTTAGATGTCACAAATTGAACTGAACTGTGCATAGTGTAGTAGTTGTAATTGAGAATTTGAGGCAGAGCAAGTGTTCAGAAATTGTGTTTTGAACCTTGTCAAAGATGGAGCTCTAATGGGAGGTCAACTAGGCATAAGAATCAAACTTTGCTAAACACTTAATGTGACCAGACCTTATTCAAGTTATATACGTCTTACTGTTCTGAACTGATTTACACCTGCCATACCAAACtgtgcctttttcttttcttttctttttcagtccAAAGAATAAGCTTTAGTTGGTAATTTAATTTCGAAAGGATTAGTGTGAATCTTTTCTACACAGTTGATTTTTGCGGAGGAATGCTAAGCATGATCGTAGATGCACATTTTTTCAAATGCCCTGAAGCCCGTATTGGTGAAGTCCCAAGCAGGGAGGACATTGTTAAGATATATGACATTTTGTCTGTAAATTGTCTTTTTCAAGTTAATTATACATGGGTTTAGCATGCTTTTGCATGATGGCACATGGTTGTGTGATTTGGCTGTGATATAATTTGGTTGTGAATTTAGAAGCCATGGGTAGCACTGTCCTTTGTAAAAGGGGGAGCGAATCTGGTTAATCATTAGATATCTACTTTCCTTAATAGTGGAACTCTTATGCATGGGCAAGCCCTTCATTTAACTGCTTGAATTGGCATGAAGAAATTGCTTTCTTGTTATTGTCATGTGCTtttatacttatcaaaaaaaaaaaaaaatttcgtcatgtGCTTTTATGGTTTATTTCCACCAAACAAGGTTACGTTTTTATGACGTTTAAGCTTACTGCCTAAAATTATACGCAATGTGACAAGGGTGATGGTGTGGTACATGTGCAACCCGTATGGGTTCCATGACCAACTCTGGTACTATTATCCTTcataagtttcaaaaaaaatagaagatgtTCTTATGCGGTCTTAATAGTGAGGGAATTTTCTTCAACGCTGAATACCTACCTGGAGGGGAGGCTAGATAAAAACCTTTCTTTCTACTGTTTCATAAAACAGAATCCGGAGAGAGCACAGAgtttataaaaaacaaaaaatcctgTACGACATTGAGCACAATAATTTCTGAAAGCCCACTGCTtgacttcaaatttcaaaacgaATAGTGGTACGTCAATGGTCAACTTTTGAGCGACATGAGATCTTGACTATTGGTTTTGCTGAAATCAAGCATTGATCTGCGTTAAATATCTCACCATTTAGGCTGTACAGGTGCGGGTCTTTCAAGACATGTCTGGAAAACAATCCCACGGGCCATGGTTCTCCAATAGCGCGTGTTGGGACACAATTATCTGTTGTCTACTTGTCTCTCTCCACTTCCCAAACAAAGATCTTAGAGCCCATTTGGCAGGCGGAGAAGGGAGAGGGATCAAGGCTTGGGAAATAAGCTAATCAGGGTCCAATAATTATACTTAAAAAGGCTAGCAAAAATTTCTGGTGACAAACAAACGTACAcataaaagacaaaagaaaattcacttTCTGATGTTGCTTCATAACATTTGATTAGCCTATTGTTTATGCTAGATCCGTAATTCACTTCAGCTTGTATGATTACAGTAAATGCATACTGAatatcatttttctctctcttcagtttGATCTGTTGTTAGCGGCAAGAAAGAGCTTCCAGGCAGAATGGTTGCCTTCTGTTCTTACTGCATTCTCTCAAGCTGTATGGCGCTACAGGTATGGTAGGACACCAAATTCCGTGTTTATTGTAGCATATGGTGTCAGAAAACTTATGTTTTGGCTTTTGGCTGGTTTGTCAATGTAATATCGATCCGGATCCTGTTAGTTCATTAGACTCCCTTCTTATCTCCTTTGATCATTTGACTGTTTCAATCTAGTTGAGATGTCCTTTAACTTATCTGCTGTTTATAACTCTATTTCTGATTGCGTTACTCTTAAGGTGAAGCAAAAGCCTAAGAGAGTTCTATTGATATTTCATAAGGTGCAAATTTATGTTTGATTGATTAATGGGAGAGGGTTCTTTTTGGAGTGGACAGTCCCACCATGAGTCCCCTTATGATGATCCGTATCTGAACATGATTCCCTCAACAGAGCTTAATGGGAAAAAGCGGATTCATGTCGCCAATCCCAATTGACTGGGACTTGATGCtccgtttggttttgtttgtagATTATCTGTGAGGAATTCAGCTTGATACAATCACCGTTAGTTTGTAGAATAATCATAAAAATCATACCTCTCCAATTCTATTGGAGTTTGTATGAGGATGATCTACACATGGGCCTAAAAGTGAATGAAACACAGGGCCGTTGACAGGATATTCAAGTAAAGTTACCGGACTGGAGAGATGCTCTCCCCTGTATTAATTAGTGGCTGCAAACTCCTTGATGCAGAGGAATAGTCAGAACAAAAATGTATGCAAAGTGAGGCTTGGTGATTTCTTGAAGTTTCTTATTGTTAAGACGAAACGTCTGGATCTTTTCTGGTGGTCTCcattatgactaaaaaaaaatccagtcaATCCTGAATTTCGTTGAACTGCTTAAGCATTTGCTCGTCGTTCTCGAGagtgttttttgttgtgttttaaCTTGTCAAGGATACCTCTTGCCAGGTCTTCGCCAAGTAGTTAGTTGTTTGTGTGTTGATTTGTCCTGCTTACCATGGAATACTGCCTATACTAGCTTAGGCAACGTCTCTGGGGGCAACAGTTTGATTTGGGTATCTTCCCTGAAGGTTTTGGAGAGGAGCAAGAACGGGCATAACCACCTTACCATATGTAAGATAGGCTGCTCTTTCA carries:
- the LOC131320967 gene encoding histone-lysine N-methyltransferase, H3 lysine-9 specific SUVH1-like; protein product: MEQQGGLGSESVDKSRVLNIRPLRCLVPIFPSPPGMSSISSPQASPFVCVPPTGPFPPGVSPFFPFLIPNESQQNPQAGGFNSTIQSPVPITSYRTPTSNGNAGSSRRGSKNRKAGIHSQPNDDGYGDSQNQGDQYLSGFSMHVASAEDTGKGGRKRGNSQRKTRSGREINATTSDIDLDALANDFLQSFDLTGFDTIRRSDGDRELVRYVLMMYTLLRRRFTQAEDSKESTPGVTRRPDLRAGALLMSKGIRTNMTKRVGAVPGIEVGDIFFFRMEICLVGLHAQSMAGIDYMSLKIGLDEEPVAVSIVSSGSYEDNDEDGDVLVYSGQGGVLRKDNVMMDQKLERGNLALEKSLHRGNDVRVIRGVRDESNATGKIYVYDGLYNIQESWVEKGKSGCNVFKYKLVRAAGQPEAFTLWKSVRNWKEGISSRVGVILPDLTSGAESLPVSLVNDVDHEKGPAYFTYFPTLKYPKPVSSQQPSLSCLCRGGCQPGDLNCSCIQKNGGALAYTSLGVLLCFKSLVHECGPSCLCPPNCRNRISQAGLKIRLEVFRTKDRGWGLRSWDPIRAGCFICEYAGEVIAKSMEGEIGIDNDDSYIFDSTRICEPREVMPGNSAGSPKLPFPLVISAKNGGNVARFMNHSCTPNVYWQPVVREGSYLHIAFFAINHIPPMKELTYDYGTIQPGKAELRRKKCLCGSLRCRGHFY